In Gadus chalcogrammus isolate NIFS_2021 chromosome 1, NIFS_Gcha_1.0, whole genome shotgun sequence, one DNA window encodes the following:
- the LOC130383595 gene encoding teashirt homolog 2: protein MPRRKQQAPKRAAVYTPDDDMVLEEPIDKEDGENDPPTEEEGSEKPHPKLSEDKETDDKSTNSYSDQNSPISVLSNQETELESRLSDTSDRLTDFKAPYLSEGPKEESGPPKHKEEMNSSLENMRAAYANFLSDSYWTGLGMDLKIGKNTSKANCDSTNGSAKTEFDWHQDALSKTLQHTLSPKPMSKPNLFSSVHLYRQSNKACGSVFTGASRFRCKDCSAAYDTLVDLTVHMSNSGHYQDNNHGKQSNSSSSSSKSRKRNLHDMEGKEDAQKVLKCMFCSHSFDSLQDLSVHMIKTKHYQKVPLKEPLPVLTPKLLPPSKKRAFDTARPCSPDSTTGLTDAQRATAISNANNNRYGYQNGASYTWQFETCKSQILKCMECGSSHDTLQQLTTHMMVTGHFIKVTNSASKKGKQLALDPLAVEKMQVLAEPAASETEGGKTSPKAASPGEREKECQGEGTSEKKEETKMKEEKQESEDQKAGSDTFKYPYLREEDLEQGTGAGGDILKSLANTVASAINKAQTGTPSWSAYPSIHAAYQLSGLIKSTPLSASPPIQLKQSFNHKLRTIAPKGKVYPGALGAETPEGQHQNVDIKKEKVGISDSKEIQNIKFDPLENDDSDCQDDSSSSSKLDADCANDVNEVIKGKLSPDFDTGKTPSPSASNGPSAAPELLSDTPDTFAINPLSALQSVLNNHLGKANKPNNARAAKISARTQSIFAEINRNNEKSALRLGNPIRNRPENSFLFVNEDQPIDLTKSKHSKPASASVLPPSTPVPHKYALSDIADMVKVLPKATTPKPSTPSRIPSMKLETDVRRFEDVSADVYSVHKRKGRQSNWNPRHLLILQAQFASSLFQTSEGKYLLSDLGPQERMHISKFTGLSMTTISHWLANVKYQLRKTGGTKFLKNMDTGHPIFYCNDCASQFRSPPAFISHLESHLGFQIKDMCKLPVEHQTKMEEPELSKALNVRPTEPPGLEEDIDSKFRCKLCCRTFASNHAVKLHLSKTHSKSPDNHSQYVEMEKE from the coding sequence TTTACACGCCTGACGATGACATGGTCCTTGAGGAGCCAATCGACAAAGAGGACGGAGAGAATGACCCTCCCACTGAAGAAGAAGGTTCAGAGAAGCCCCACCCCAAATTGTCAGAGGACAAAGAGACGGATGACAAGAGCACTAACAGTTACAGCGACCAGAACTCTCCTATTAGTGTCCTTTCCAATCAAGAGACAGAGTTGGAGTCGCGCCTAAGCGACACCAGCGACCGCCTCACAGACTTCAAAGCGCCCTATCTCAGCGAGGGCCCGAAGGAGGAGAGCGGCCCACCCAAACACAAGGAGGAGATGAACAGCAGCCTGGAGAACATGAGGGCCGCCTATGCAAACTTTCTCTCCGACTCCTACTGGACAGGGCTTGGGATGGACCTGAAAATAGGCAAGAACACCAGCAAAGCGAACTGTGACAGCACCAACGGCAGCGCGAAGACCGAATTCGATTGGCACCAGGATGCGCTCTCCAAGACCTTGCAGCATACTCTGTCTCCGAAGCCTATGTCCAAACCCAATCTCTTCAGCTCAGTCCACTTGTACCGGCAGAGCAACAAAGCCTGTGGGTCGGTGTTCACGGGAGCCAGTCGTTTCCGGTGCAAGGACTGCAGCGCTGCGTATGACACACTGGTGGATCTCACGGTTCACATGAGCAACAGCGGACATTACCAGGACAACAACCACGGCAAACAGAGTAACTCCTCGTCCTCGTCATCGAAATCCAGGAAACGCAATCTGCATGACATGGAGGGGAAAGAGGATGCACAGAAAGTGTTGAAGTGCATGTTCTGCAGCCACTCGTTTGACTCCCTTCAGGATCTGAGTGTTCACATGATTAAAACAAAGCATTACCAAAAAGTGCCTTTAAAAGAACCTCTCCCAGTGCTCACACCCAAGCTTTTGCCACCGTCAAAGAAAAGGGCCTTTGACACCGCAAGACCATGCTCCCCGGATTCCACCACTGGCTTAACTGACGCACAGAGAGCCACCGCCATTTCAAACGCTAACAACAACCGCTACGGCTATCAGAACGGGGCGAGCTACACCTGGCAGTTTGAGACGTGCAAATCTCAGATTCTGAAATGCATGGAGTGCGGGAGCTCACACGACACCCTTCAGCAGCTCACCACCCACATGATGGTGACCGGCCACTTCATCAAAGTCACAAACTCGGCCTCCAAGAAGGGTAAACAGTTAGCCCTGGATCCCTTGGCTGTAGAGAAGATGCAGGTACTGGCTGAGCCGGCCGCCAGTGAAACCGAGGGAGGAAAAACGTCCCCGAAAGCGGCCTCCCCTGGGGAACGAGAGAAGGAATGCCAGGGCGAGGGCACGTCAGAGAAAAAGGAGGAAACCAAGATGAAAGAGGAAAAGCAAGAGAGTGAGGATCAGAAGGCCGGTAGCGATACCTTTAAGTATCCTTATCTCCGCGAGGAGGATCTGGAGCAGGGTACAGGCGCTGGAGGAGACATCCTCAAATCTTTAGCCAACACAGTGGCGTCCGCCATCAACAAAGCTCAAACCGGGACACCAAGCTGGAGTGCCTATCCTAGCATTCACGCCGCCTATCAACTCTCTGGGCTCATCAAAAGCACGCCACTCTCCGCGTCTCCTCCCATTCAGCTAAAGCAGTCGTTCAACCACAAGCTCAGAACCATCGCCCCAAAGGGGAAGGTTTACCCCGGAGCTCTGGGAGCAGAAACCCCCGAGGGACAGCATCAAAATGTGGACATCAAAAAGGAAAAGGTTGGCATAAGCGACAGTAAAGAAATTCAGAACATTAAGTTTGATCCGCTGGAGAATGATGACAGCGATTGTCAGGacgactcctcttcctcttcaaagCTTGACGCAGACTGTGCGAATGACGTGAACGAAGTGATCAAAGGAAAGTTGAGCCCGGATTTCGACACAGGCAAGACACCGAGTCCCTCTGCCAGCAATGGACCCAGCGCTGCTCCGGAGCTTCTCAGTGACACTCCGGATACATTTGCCATAAACCCCCTCAGTGCACTGCAGTCCGTATTGAACAATCATCTGGGCAAAGCAAATAAGCCCAACAATGCAAGGGCAGCTAAAATATCTGCGCGCACTCAGTCCATTTTCGCTGAAATAAACCGGAACAATGAGAAATCTGCTCTAAGGCTTGGAAATCCGATTAGAAATCGGCCTGAGAATTCTTTCCTGTTTGTTAATGAGGACCAGCCGATAGACTTAACAAAATCCAAACACAGCAAGCCTGCGAGTGCTTCAGTACTACCGCCCTCTACCCCAGTACCACATAAGTACGCTCTGTCTGACATTGCTGACATGGTCAAAGTCCTCCCTAAGGCCACCACACCAAAACCTTCCACGCCCTCTAGAATCCCGAGCATGAAACTGGAAACGGATGTCAGGCGTTTTGAGGACGTGTCGGCCGACGTGTATTCTGTCCACAAGCGCAAAGGTAGACAGTCCAACTGGAACCCCCGCCATCTCCTCATCCTACAGGCCCAGTTCGCCTCAAGCCTCTTCCAGACCTCTGAAGGAAAGTACCTTCTCTCAGACCTCGGGCCTCAGGAGCGCATGCACATCTCCAAGTTCACCGGACTCTCCATGACCACCATCAGCCACTGGTTAGCGAACGTCAAATACCAATTACGGAAAACAGGCGGTACTAAATTTCTGAAGAACATGGACACTGGCCATCCAATTTTTTATTGTAATGACTGCGCGTCGCAGTTCAGGTCACCCCCCGCATTCATTTCTCACCTGGAATCCCACCTAGGCTTCCAGATCAAAGACATGTGCAAGTTGCCTGTGGAACACCAGACAAAGATGGAAGAGCCTGAACTGTCAAAGGCCCTTAACGTGAGACCCACAGAGCCACCGGGCCTGGAGGAGGATATTGACTCAAAATTCAGATGTAAGCTTTGCTGTAGAACATTTGCAAGCAACCATGCGGTTAAACTCCACTTGAGTAAAACTCACAGCAAATCCCCAGATAACCACTCACAGTATGTGGAAATGGAAAAGGAGTAG